The following are encoded together in the Fodinibius salinus genome:
- a CDS encoding SusC/RagA family TonB-linked outer membrane protein encodes MLRKILLAGMFLVFVSLSAFAQSGSITGTVTDANTGDVLPSANVFIQSLQKGTVTNANGEYSISDVPAGTYTVRYSYVGYGAVERDVQVQSGEVTINVSLKPGAELEDVVVTGYQTKTKTKSSISSSQVDAESLNDVPNASASQTLTGKVAGLNITTSSGQPGADPQINLRGVSSLNGDTEPLILLDGTPVNDDNIASLNPSVIENVTVLKDAGATAIYGTRGANGVILIQTKTGAYNSGVQVNYSAQVKRTTIREEEYDLLSGPEQLQLEQDVLGGNVLGLNPSNFSDAPTTDWIDYFFDPAVATQHNLSVSTGKENIKTYTAFGFTNQKGALNGSRLKRFNVRNNISGRSDNRKFNYSVNTSINYNNDKSLTSIGTSGINQNPLLAAKESVPYLTPEDYPGNGSDLVSLSGVSFAYTPLYLIDKQNYNNNRDRKVKVTGGLSGSYQITKELEANVRLGGDYERNDNRYSRNPNSFNSIIFAQTGNSYNGVQDVNSTESFTYDLNTNLQYQTQFNEVHEVTVGAYFEMNQGFYEFSGFTNNGIVPNTFTPGDGSSFIGDGPTNDFYVNPVSLNKLKSGLLSYFGTADYSYADRFGASVTIRRDASYRFSDSNKWGTFYAVSGYWNIANESFMSDGPFDVLKLRASYGKSGNQNIVGSQGQFASFGGNSLTQNLYSSGNLYRGAPALAFSQLGNNTLKWEEVKQTNLGIDFELFDSRLVGSLDGYIKTTDDLFQSQPISAVSGQTSINTNVGTLENRGIEFDVSYDFLRNRNGFNLTLGVLGGYNKQEVIDLPQNDGEIVNGITILREGGPLNQFYVYPYEGVNPNNGNLQFRDAQGNITENPVPAEDRVATGKNIYPDWQGSINLDVSYKGLYLQTQWQYAIGVYRIDNRYAGLVDPTSVGQFVSSKDLLDNWTPQNTDASQPRYDAPNRSLDNNSDRFLVNSDYFRLRNAIIGYNLPSSILESVNLRGARIFVSGENILTFTPWKGLDPETLNATNSRLYPNPRIFTVGLELQL; translated from the coding sequence ATGCTTAGAAAGATACTTTTGGCAGGTATGTTTCTTGTATTTGTAAGCCTTAGTGCTTTTGCACAGTCTGGTTCTATAACTGGAACAGTGACTGACGCAAATACAGGAGATGTATTACCTAGTGCAAATGTTTTCATACAATCCCTTCAAAAAGGAACCGTTACTAATGCAAATGGAGAATATTCCATTTCCGACGTTCCTGCTGGTACATACACTGTTAGATACTCATATGTTGGGTATGGAGCAGTTGAACGAGATGTTCAAGTCCAGTCTGGTGAAGTGACAATAAATGTATCACTTAAACCAGGTGCCGAGTTAGAAGATGTTGTGGTAACCGGATACCAAACAAAAACCAAAACGAAAAGCAGCATTTCTTCTTCTCAGGTAGATGCAGAAAGTTTAAATGATGTTCCAAATGCTTCTGCCTCTCAAACACTTACTGGGAAAGTTGCTGGTCTAAATATTACAACTTCCAGCGGACAACCCGGTGCAGACCCTCAAATCAACCTTCGTGGTGTTTCATCACTTAATGGTGATACCGAACCACTTATTTTGTTGGATGGTACACCCGTTAATGATGATAACATTGCTAGCTTAAACCCAAGCGTAATTGAAAATGTAACGGTACTTAAAGATGCCGGTGCAACTGCTATTTATGGTACGCGTGGTGCTAATGGTGTTATACTCATTCAAACTAAAACCGGTGCTTACAACTCAGGTGTACAAGTTAACTACTCAGCACAGGTTAAACGGACTACAATTCGCGAAGAAGAGTATGATTTGTTGTCAGGTCCTGAGCAACTTCAGCTGGAACAAGATGTTTTGGGCGGTAACGTGTTAGGACTTAATCCTTCGAACTTTTCGGATGCTCCTACTACAGACTGGATTGATTACTTTTTTGATCCCGCTGTTGCTACCCAACACAACTTATCAGTTTCTACCGGTAAAGAGAACATCAAAACATACACCGCTTTTGGCTTTACCAATCAAAAGGGAGCATTAAATGGTTCTCGTTTAAAGCGATTTAATGTTCGAAATAACATTAGCGGACGGTCAGATAACCGTAAGTTTAACTACTCGGTGAATACATCTATCAACTATAATAACGATAAGTCTCTCACCAGTATTGGAACAAGCGGTATTAACCAAAATCCCTTGCTTGCTGCAAAGGAATCTGTTCCGTACTTGACCCCTGAGGATTATCCCGGTAATGGTTCTGACTTAGTTTCATTATCTGGAGTTTCATTTGCTTATACACCGCTCTACTTAATTGATAAACAGAACTATAACAACAACCGTGACAGAAAAGTCAAAGTAACCGGTGGACTAAGCGGATCGTATCAGATTACGAAAGAACTGGAAGCTAACGTAAGACTTGGCGGTGACTATGAACGGAATGACAACCGGTATTCCCGTAACCCAAATTCATTTAACTCCATAATATTTGCCCAAACAGGCAACAGTTATAATGGAGTTCAAGATGTTAACAGCACTGAATCGTTTACTTATGATCTGAATACTAATTTACAGTATCAGACTCAATTTAACGAAGTTCATGAAGTAACAGTTGGTGCTTATTTTGAAATGAATCAGGGATTCTATGAATTTAGTGGGTTTACCAATAATGGAATAGTTCCCAATACTTTTACTCCGGGTGATGGATCTTCATTCATAGGAGATGGTCCTACAAATGACTTCTACGTTAATCCCGTAAGTCTTAATAAGCTAAAGTCAGGCCTGTTATCATATTTTGGTACAGCTGATTATAGTTACGCTGATCGATTTGGTGCCTCGGTAACAATCCGACGCGATGCTTCGTATCGATTCTCTGATAGTAATAAATGGGGAACCTTTTATGCTGTCTCCGGTTATTGGAATATTGCCAACGAGTCGTTCATGAGTGATGGTCCTTTTGATGTATTAAAGCTTCGTGCTTCATACGGAAAAAGCGGAAACCAAAACATTGTAGGCTCTCAAGGTCAATTTGCTTCTTTTGGTGGAAACTCACTTACCCAAAACTTATACTCTTCAGGCAATCTCTACCGAGGAGCACCTGCTCTAGCTTTCTCTCAGCTCGGAAACAATACACTTAAGTGGGAGGAAGTTAAACAAACCAACCTTGGTATTGATTTCGAACTATTTGATTCACGTTTAGTTGGATCTTTAGACGGGTATATCAAAACAACTGATGACCTATTCCAGAGCCAACCTATTTCAGCAGTTTCCGGACAAACATCCATCAATACCAATGTTGGTACACTTGAAAACCGTGGTATTGAATTTGATGTTAGTTATGATTTTTTGCGCAATCGCAACGGCTTTAACCTAACCTTAGGTGTGCTGGGCGGTTACAACAAGCAGGAGGTCATAGACTTGCCTCAAAATGACGGAGAAATTGTTAATGGGATAACCATTCTTCGCGAAGGTGGTCCTCTTAACCAATTCTATGTTTATCCGTACGAAGGTGTAAACCCCAATAACGGGAACCTCCAGTTCCGTGATGCTCAAGGTAACATCACAGAGAATCCTGTTCCCGCTGAAGATCGTGTAGCCACAGGAAAAAATATTTATCCTGACTGGCAGGGAAGCATCAATCTTGACGTAAGTTATAAAGGGCTCTACCTGCAAACACAATGGCAATATGCTATTGGAGTTTACCGAATTGATAACCGGTATGCAGGCTTGGTTGATCCTACAAGTGTAGGACAGTTTGTAAGTTCCAAAGACTTACTTGACAACTGGACTCCACAAAATACGGACGCTTCTCAACCGAGATACGATGCGCCTAACAGAAGTCTCGATAATAACTCAGATCGATTCCTAGTGAATTCCGATTACTTTCGACTGCGGAATGCTATCATAGGGTATAACTTACCGTCCAGTATTCTTGAGTCGGTTAACCTTCGTGGTGCACGTATTTTCGTAAGTGGAGAAAACATACTCACGTTTACTCCGTGGAAAGGACTTGATCCCGAGACGTTAAACGCTACAAATTCTCGACTATATCCTAATCCGCGTATTTTCACGGTAGGTCTTGAACTTCAATTATAA
- a CDS encoding RagB/SusD family nutrient uptake outer membrane protein, translating to MKNLNRLLLFSFILAFTFASCDSVTDIQQPGNLPADQAFEKVEDLELSLSGLYANVDIYDQVYINSVRTDEITIGPGNGGQGLGGQYQFVLNTTSATSTVWTSGYSSIDEINRFINGAQNVQPKSSQQAAYDDYLGQAYAMRAFEHFKLLSFYSEDITDNSSLGVIVSTEVQDQDVKPTRNTTGETFSQILDDIQSAENLINNASASGGDITRFTPAALTALKARIATYRKNYARAESLATEVINNSGISLATGTVSGGNLTGTYSPMFGSDSPGEVIFKLERTLADPYDQQANVGTPAGSGYIGNVYAQVAFYSGAHYTVEAALANLYSAGDIRFYTNLFSNANLPASVQADEPHDFVYKYSGNVSGEDTPLLNDQKVFRLSEMYLIRAEARAGKSSPDLNGAAQDIQTIRAERSLSNSAPLPSYANQQQAFADILTERRKELAFEGHRWFDLRRMGPTANAEIDRDETVTGIRGCSNYSACDGPVPGQSHKYVLPIPQSELNANPNIQQNPGYGGGS from the coding sequence ATGAAGAATTTAAATAGACTTTTATTATTTAGTTTTATACTGGCATTTACATTTGCCAGTTGCGACAGTGTCACTGACATTCAACAACCCGGTAATCTTCCCGCAGACCAAGCTTTTGAAAAAGTGGAAGATTTAGAGTTAAGCCTTTCCGGTTTGTATGCAAATGTCGATATCTACGACCAAGTTTACATCAACTCCGTGCGAACCGATGAAATTACGATCGGTCCCGGTAATGGTGGTCAAGGGCTTGGCGGACAGTATCAATTTGTGCTCAATACCACTAGTGCTACATCTACTGTTTGGACCAGTGGCTATAGTTCAATTGATGAAATCAATCGCTTCATTAATGGAGCCCAAAATGTACAGCCTAAAAGTAGCCAGCAAGCTGCCTACGATGATTATCTTGGTCAGGCATATGCTATGCGTGCTTTTGAGCATTTTAAGCTACTTAGCTTTTACTCAGAAGACATCACGGATAATAGCTCGCTGGGTGTTATCGTATCTACGGAAGTACAAGACCAAGATGTAAAACCTACGCGTAATACAACGGGCGAAACCTTTAGCCAAATTCTCGATGATATCCAATCTGCTGAGAATTTAATAAATAATGCAAGTGCTTCCGGTGGAGATATTACACGCTTCACCCCTGCAGCACTTACAGCATTAAAAGCCCGTATTGCTACATATCGGAAAAACTATGCACGTGCTGAGTCGCTGGCAACAGAGGTAATAAATAACAGTGGCATATCACTGGCAACCGGTACAGTCTCAGGTGGTAATTTGACTGGTACATATTCGCCAATGTTTGGCAGTGATTCACCAGGTGAGGTCATCTTTAAGTTAGAGCGTACACTTGCGGATCCCTATGACCAGCAAGCTAATGTGGGTACTCCCGCAGGTTCTGGCTATATTGGTAATGTATATGCGCAGGTTGCATTCTATTCAGGTGCCCATTACACTGTAGAGGCGGCTCTTGCAAACCTTTATTCTGCAGGTGACATTAGGTTTTATACAAACCTATTTTCTAATGCAAATTTACCGGCATCTGTGCAAGCAGATGAACCTCACGACTTTGTATATAAATATAGTGGAAATGTATCCGGTGAGGACACACCACTATTAAACGATCAGAAGGTATTTCGCCTTTCCGAAATGTATCTGATCAGAGCTGAAGCCCGTGCAGGTAAATCTAGCCCGGATCTGAACGGTGCAGCACAAGACATCCAAACAATACGTGCAGAACGTTCTTTATCGAATAGTGCTCCGTTACCATCTTATGCCAATCAACAGCAAGCGTTCGCCGATATTCTTACCGAACGTCGTAAGGAGCTGGCATTTGAAGGGCATCGCTGGTTTGATCTCCGGCGTATGGGACCAACTGCAAATGCCGAAATTGACCGCGATGAAACGGTCACAGGTATTCGTGGATGTTCAAACTATAGTGCTTGTGACGGCCCCGTACCTGGGCAAAGCCATAAATATGTTCTCCCTATCCCTCAGAGCGAACTTAATGCAAATCCAAATATCCAACAGAATCCTGGATATGGAGGGGGATCATAA